One segment of Excalfactoria chinensis isolate bCotChi1 chromosome 27, bCotChi1.hap2, whole genome shotgun sequence DNA contains the following:
- the LTB4R gene encoding leukotriene B4 receptor 1 produces MSPAMPTPPSNATISAIPNAALGLTLLSLAMIVGLPGNAFVLWSWVVTRRRSIPMLLVAHLALADVATLLTGPVYIRFLSTGRWDLGPAACRGCNYICAAAMYTSIFLIALLGLHRCLVVSRPSTAVLTGDRATQLAHGAAAITWLVALVLATPSIAFRHVENGMCKRNHNSTAWLVTHNLLETGLGWAVPLTTVAVGYGLLLRRLRRTRLARRGRTLRLVAAVVVAFAVTWGPYHVGSMLEVVVELKNCTGTLRKVAKAIRPPATALAFLSSALNPLLYACAGRGLCRTAGAALLPRLLEGSTASSSARRTVTHRARSSRGQQENGGKEEDVGTGDGKTVAEGTVTEDEGTVVESTEMGDSGRA; encoded by the exons AT GTCTCCTGCCATGCCCACACCTCCTTCCAATGCAACCATCTCTGCAATCCCCAATGCTGCCCTGGGACTGACCCTGCTGTCTCTGGCAATGATTGTAGGGCTGCCAGGGAATGCCTTCGTGCTCTGGAGCTGGGTCGTCACCCGTCGCCGCAGCATCCCCATGCTTCTGGTGGCCCATCTGGCCCTGGCTGATGTGGCTACGCTGCTCACCGGCCCTGTTTACATCCGATTCCTCAGCACTGGCAGATGGGACCTTGGTCCGGCCGCGTGCCGTGGTTGCAACTACATCTGTGCAGCCGCCATGTATACCAGCATCTTCCTCATTGCTCTGCTCGGCCTGCACCGCTGCCTGGTGGTATCCCGGCCATctactgcagtgctgacagGTGACCGTGCCACCCAGCTGGCCCACGGGGCTGCTGCCATCACTTGGCTGGTAGCCTTGGTGTTGGCCACCCCTTCTATTGCTTTTCGGCACGTGGAGAACGGGATGTGCAAGAGGAACCACAATTCCACCGCTTGGCTGGTGACCCACAACCTGCTGGAGACAGGGCTGGGTTGGGCTGTGCCATTGACCACTGTGGCTGTTGGTTACGGGCTGCTGCTACGGCGGCTGCGGCGGACACGATTGGCACGGCGGGGACGCACGTTGAGGTTGGTGGCCGCCGTGGTGGTCGCCTTTGCCGTCACCTGGGGACCCTACCATGTCGGCAGCATGttggaggtggtggtggagcTGAAGAACTGCACTGGGACTCTAAGAAAGGTTGCCAAGGCCATCCGACCGCCAGCCACTGCGCTGGCATTCCTCAGCAGTGCGCTAAATCCGCTGCTCTATGCCTGCGCCGGGAGAGGACTGTGTCGCACTGCAGGGGCTGCACTCCTGCCCCGGCTCCTAGAGGGCTCCACGGCCTCCAGCAGTGCCCGTAGGACTGTCACACATCGGGCCAGGAGCTCACGGGGACAGCAGGAGAATGGAGGCAAGGAGGAAGATGTGGGGACAGGGGATGGGAAGACAGTGGCAGAAGGAACGGTGACGGAAGATGAGGGGACGGTGGTGGAGAGCACTGAGATGGGGGACAGTGGGAGGGCGTGA